Proteins encoded by one window of Cyanobacteriota bacterium:
- the recA gene encoding recombinase RecA translates to MATKSSSDQFANLNPERKKALSMVLTQIDRTFGKGTIMRLGDASRMKVETISSGALTLDLALGGGLPKGRVIEIYGPESSGKTTLALHAIAEVQKAGGVAAFVDAEHALDPLYSRDLGVDIDNLLVSQPDTGEAALEIVDQLVRSSAIDIVVVDSVAALVPRAEIEGEMGDSHVGLQARLMSQALRKITGSVGKSGCTVVFLNQLRQKIGVSYGNPETTTGGQALKFYASVRLDIRRTQTLKKGTEEYGIRAKVKVAKNKVAPPFRIAEFDIIFGKGISSMGCLVDLAEEIGILVRRGAWYSYKGENISQGRDNAIKYLEDNPEIAKTIEQQIRQQLAGGADVSATKVIGPDDDDDLDDIDLDLDDDLDDE, encoded by the coding sequence ATGGCTACCAAATCCTCGTCTGACCAGTTCGCTAATCTCAACCCAGAGCGCAAGAAGGCACTGAGTATGGTGCTGACTCAGATCGATCGCACCTTTGGTAAAGGCACGATCATGCGGTTGGGCGATGCCTCTCGGATGAAGGTAGAAACAATTTCCAGTGGTGCTCTCACCCTAGACCTAGCATTGGGTGGCGGGTTGCCAAAGGGAAGAGTGATTGAAATTTATGGTCCAGAAAGCTCTGGTAAAACAACGCTGGCTCTACACGCTATTGCCGAAGTACAGAAGGCTGGCGGCGTGGCGGCGTTTGTCGATGCTGAACATGCCCTTGATCCTCTCTACTCTAGAGACTTGGGGGTGGATATTGACAACCTGCTTGTATCACAACCAGATACAGGAGAAGCAGCCCTGGAAATTGTGGATCAATTGGTGCGATCGTCGGCGATCGATATCGTGGTTGTAGACTCAGTTGCCGCCCTAGTGCCACGGGCAGAAATTGAAGGTGAAATGGGCGACTCCCACGTTGGCTTACAGGCCCGCCTCATGAGCCAAGCTCTGCGCAAAATTACTGGCAGTGTGGGCAAATCAGGGTGCACAGTAGTCTTCTTGAATCAACTACGGCAAAAGATCGGTGTGAGCTACGGCAACCCTGAAACCACTACTGGCGGACAGGCATTGAAGTTCTATGCCTCCGTTCGGCTTGATATCCGACGGACTCAAACCCTGAAGAAGGGTACGGAAGAATATGGCATTCGTGCCAAGGTCAAAGTTGCCAAGAATAAAGTAGCACCTCCATTCCGGATTGCTGAGTTTGACATTATTTTTGGCAAAGGTATTTCCAGCATGGGATGCCTTGTTGACCTAGCAGAAGAAATCGGCATCCTTGTGCGTCGGGGTGCTTGGTACAGCTACAAGGGTGAAAATATCAGCCAAGGCCGAGACAACGCCATCAAGTATCTAGAAGATAATCCTGAGATTGCAAAAACCATTGAACAGCAAATACGGCAACAGTTGGCTGGCGGGGCCGATGTCTCAGCAACAAAAGTCATTGGGCCTGACGATGACGACGATTTAGACGATATTGATTTGGATTTGGATGATGATCTAGATGATGAGTAA